DNA from Desulfuromonas thiophila:
GATAGTTTCGCGCTCTTTGATCGGCCTCCCAAGCCATTGCCGGCAGCGGCTGACTGGGACATGCTTTTCGATCTGAACCAGCTCAAGGATCTTGACCAGGCGCTTCTCCGGTTTTGTCAACGGATCGGGCAGGTTTTCGTCAAGATAGGGGAATAGACTTTGCTGTACTGTTCCCATCAACCATGATACTTTGGCCTTGAGCTTCATTGGCAACCTCCTGACAGTTGTTTGGCGTCGTAACCTAACAATATCAGATGGTTGCTTCTGGGGCTCGACTTATATGCGGTTGCATCAAATACATTCGGAAGGCCGCATGTACTTTTGCAAGAAGCTCATGGCGTATCTGATTGCCGGCAAGCTCAAATTTCCTCAACCCACTTGAAACAGCGAGGAGCCTCATTTTCGTTTACGGATAAAATTTACGAGTTAGGCAGTTACTCACCTGTGGCAACGTGCTTTCTATTGAGGGTTCGTTGAAGCCGACCTTCTTTCATGAGTAGACCAATTATGCTGTAGCTGAGGTAATCTTTTGAGCCACCACCGTAGTCGGATTGCAGACCTAGATATTTTGCGGCATCTGAGTTTGAAATGCCGTGGGGGTTGGCCTTGGCTAGCTCCATTACGGCAGACTTCATAAGTTTGAGTGCCATCTGAGCTTTTTCGTAGCAGCCGTCTGGAATATTTGCTCTGACATGACGGCTAATATTTTCAGGATTAGGTTTTACGCGGTTTGTCAACAAACCGCCTTGCGAGCGGATTCCGAATGCCGAGATAAGTTCTGCTTCTATTTTGAGTGCCTGTTGTTCAGTTAAGTTGTCTGCAAGAATAGTGTGGATTACATTTTGACCAGAGTCTTTAATCTGCTGGATAAGTTGACCTTTTTCTGATTCGTCGATATTCGCCTGATGTTCCCAGGCGCGATTACCAGTTCCTTTGCCAATGTAGAATGGCTTTGAAGGTCTTTGGCGTGGGTCTTTTAGGGCATAAACATAAAATGGATTTTGTGCCATAAATATTCTTTCTGCCTAACATTCCCAATATCTCAAAAAATTTCCACTTATTGCCTTTTATAGGCAGGCAACTTTTCTATCTATTACGATATTGGCGACCAAAATCTGGAAACATATTTTCCATGTTTGCTGTATCCAATATTTTCCACCTATGGGCATAACAGCGGTAAAAAACGGAAATTTCCCTGTCTGAATGCCTGCTGAAAAATTAAACAACATTCGTAAATATAGTGAAAAATTACCCTGCGTTTATCGCACCGGGCTTATTTACTGTCAACGATTAATTCTGTCTCTGTCTTAATCTGATTTTTGCAGCGAGGCGCCGGCGGGTGTGTTTCTGGCACTGCTGGTTTGTTGGCGCGGTGGTGATGGCTGTTGGAGATGTTGCTCTGGATTCAGGGTTTTCCGCCCCAGCGAAGGGCGAATTTTTCACCTTTTTTGTAGCAGATATAACAAAGAAGGGCCGACAGGAGCAGGACATAGAGGAGGAAGAAGGGCAGCCGCCAGGGGTGGCTGGCGATTTCGACCACGGCGCCGCCGGCTAGCAGCAGGGCCAGGTAGCCGCCCAGAACCAGCCAGCCCTGCCAGGTGATGGGCAGGCCCCAGCCAATGCCGTAGCGTTTGGCGGCAAACCAG
Protein-coding regions in this window:
- a CDS encoding GIY-YIG nuclease family protein encodes the protein MAQNPFYVYALKDPRQRPSKPFYIGKGTGNRAWEHQANIDESEKGQLIQQIKDSGQNVIHTILADNLTEQQALKIEAELISAFGIRSQGGLLTNRVKPNPENISRHVRANIPDGCYEKAQMALKLMKSAVMELAKANPHGISNSDAAKYLGLQSDYGGGSKDYLSYSIIGLLMKEGRLQRTLNRKHVATGE